A region from the Longimicrobium sp. genome encodes:
- a CDS encoding NYN domain-containing protein: MPEHAQDSHTPKVTQRQERSGKALVDGSNVAHSSEGERGRLRNIELVVEKLREDGFDPIVVSDAALRHQIDETDKYEALIDAGQIRQAPAGTDADYFILAFARELDANIVSNDRFRDRLESFPDAQDRIIRYMIVEDEVVFEKRNRRRRKQ, encoded by the coding sequence ATGCCGGAGCACGCGCAGGACAGCCACACCCCCAAGGTCACGCAGCGGCAGGAGCGCTCGGGCAAGGCGCTCGTGGACGGCTCGAACGTGGCGCACAGCAGCGAGGGCGAGCGGGGCCGCCTGCGCAACATCGAGCTGGTGGTGGAGAAGCTGAGGGAGGATGGGTTCGATCCCATCGTGGTTTCCGACGCCGCGCTCCGGCACCAGATCGACGAGACCGACAAGTACGAGGCGCTGATCGACGCCGGCCAGATCCGCCAGGCGCCCGCCGGAACGGACGCGGACTACTTCATCCTCGCCTTCGCCCGCGAGCTGGACGCGAACATCGTCTCCAACGACCGCTTCCGCGACCGGCTGGAGAGCTTCCCCGACGCGCAGGACCGCATCATCCGCTACATGATCGTGGAGGACGAGGTGGTGTTCGAAAAGCGCAACCGCCGGCGTCGGAAGCAATGA
- a CDS encoding IS5 family transposase: protein MRGREPEQRVMFSYVNIETRIPRDHPLRIVKKLVDAVLRQLSPRFDTMYARGGRPSVPPEQLLRALLIQILYSVRSERLLMEQLDYNLLFRWFVGLGIDDEVWVPETFTVNRDRLLEAEVAHAFFHAVVEQARSRKLLSDDHFTVDGTLLEAWASQKSFRPIDEPPDAKPGGRNPEVNFRGEKRGNATHRSTTDPDARLAKKGNTAAKLAYTASALMENRHGLIVDTEVEHATGTAECDSALAMLDRLPKKKRRRTLGADKLYDTKDFVRGCREQGFTPHVAQNINDQRGSAIDSRTTRHAGYAVSQRKRKLVEQGFGWDKTVGLLDKLRHRGKKLVGWVYAFTSAAYNLVRLRTLIAAGVCP from the coding sequence ATGCGCGGACGCGAACCAGAGCAGCGGGTGATGTTCAGCTACGTGAACATCGAGACGCGGATTCCGCGGGATCACCCGTTGCGCATCGTGAAAAAGCTTGTGGACGCGGTGCTTCGGCAGCTCTCGCCACGATTCGACACGATGTACGCCCGCGGCGGACGGCCGAGCGTACCGCCGGAGCAGCTCCTGCGGGCGCTGCTGATCCAGATTCTGTACTCGGTGCGAAGCGAGCGCCTGCTGATGGAGCAGCTCGACTACAACCTGCTCTTCCGCTGGTTCGTCGGACTCGGGATCGACGACGAGGTGTGGGTCCCGGAGACGTTCACGGTCAACCGCGACCGGTTGCTGGAAGCCGAGGTCGCGCACGCGTTCTTCCACGCCGTGGTTGAACAGGCGCGCAGCCGGAAGCTGCTGTCGGACGACCACTTCACCGTCGACGGCACCCTGCTGGAGGCGTGGGCCAGCCAGAAGAGCTTTCGGCCGATCGACGAGCCGCCGGACGCGAAGCCCGGGGGCCGCAACCCGGAGGTGAACTTCCGGGGCGAGAAGCGCGGCAACGCGACGCACCGTTCCACGACCGATCCCGACGCCCGGCTGGCGAAGAAGGGCAACACCGCGGCGAAGCTGGCCTACACGGCGAGCGCGCTCATGGAGAACCGCCACGGGCTGATCGTCGACACCGAGGTGGAGCACGCGACCGGGACGGCGGAATGCGACAGCGCGCTCGCGATGCTGGACCGCCTGCCGAAGAAGAAGCGTCGGCGCACGCTGGGGGCGGACAAGCTGTACGACACGAAGGACTTCGTGCGAGGCTGCCGGGAGCAGGGCTTCACGCCGCACGTGGCGCAGAACATCAACGATCAGCGGGGCAGCGCGATCGATTCGCGGACCACGCGGCATGCGGGATACGCGGTGAGCCAGCGCAAGCGCAAGCTGGTCGAGCAGGGATTCGGCTGGGACAAGACCGTGGGCCTGCTGGACAAGCTGCGCCACCGCGGCAAGAAGCTGGTCGGCTGGGTCTACGCCTTCACCTCGGCGGCGTACAACCTGGTGAGGCTGCGCACCCTCATCGCGGCCGGAGTGTGCCCGTGA
- a CDS encoding thymidine kinase, whose translation MFSGKSEELIRRVRRALIARRRVQVFKSALDDRYHGIGHVSSHDGTGVDAIPVRSSLEVAELVHPDAQVIAVDEAQFLDDGIVDVISALADRGARVIVAGIDMDFRGEPFGPMPRILALAEAVDKLHAICMVCGNSATRNQRLVNGEPAPYESPVVQVGGHESYEARCRRCHDVPSAGRYQIDLLTALQAEPAEARVLTIDSLRKRA comes from the coding sequence ATGTTCTCGGGCAAGTCCGAAGAGCTGATCCGCCGCGTGCGGCGCGCGCTGATCGCCCGCCGCCGCGTGCAGGTGTTCAAGTCCGCCCTCGACGACCGATACCACGGCATCGGCCACGTCAGCTCGCACGACGGCACCGGCGTGGACGCCATCCCCGTGCGCAGCAGCCTGGAGGTGGCCGAGCTGGTGCACCCCGACGCGCAGGTCATCGCCGTGGACGAGGCGCAGTTCCTGGACGACGGGATCGTGGACGTGATCAGCGCGCTGGCCGACCGCGGCGCGCGGGTGATCGTGGCGGGGATCGACATGGACTTCCGCGGCGAGCCGTTCGGGCCCATGCCGCGCATCCTGGCGCTGGCCGAGGCGGTGGACAAGCTGCACGCCATCTGCATGGTCTGCGGCAACTCGGCCACGCGCAACCAGCGGCTGGTGAACGGCGAGCCGGCGCCGTACGAGAGCCCGGTGGTGCAGGTGGGCGGCCATGAGAGCTACGAGGCGCGCTGCCGCCGCTGCCACGACGTGCCCAGCGCCGGCCGCTACCAGATCGACCTGCTCACGGCGCTCCAGGCCGAGCCCGCCGAGGCGCGCGTGCTCACCATCGACAGCCTGCGCAAGCGCGCCTGA
- a CDS encoding YkvA family protein yields the protein MADRKRIPVRGRMLDDDEDEDDLVGPRTGGAPRSRARPEPRAEPRPRPRAHAESRPRSRGSRRPARRGGDRAWLRSVVRDIPNVLKLLWGLARDPRVSKTDKAIVGAALAYTALPADLIPDWIPVLGEVEDVLLIALALSRLLGNAGEDVVLDHWDGDDETLHTLLDALDGAAEYIPGPIRNLIGGRR from the coding sequence ATGGCTGACAGGAAGAGGATCCCGGTCCGCGGCCGCATGCTGGACGACGACGAGGACGAGGACGATCTCGTGGGCCCGCGCACCGGCGGGGCGCCGCGCTCCCGCGCGCGCCCGGAGCCGCGCGCCGAGCCGCGCCCCAGGCCGCGTGCGCACGCCGAGTCCCGCCCGCGTTCGCGCGGCTCGCGACGCCCCGCGCGCCGCGGAGGCGACCGCGCGTGGCTGCGCTCGGTGGTGCGCGACATCCCCAACGTGCTGAAGCTGCTGTGGGGGCTGGCGCGCGACCCGCGGGTGTCGAAGACCGACAAGGCCATCGTGGGCGCCGCGCTGGCGTACACCGCGCTCCCCGCCGACCTGATCCCCGACTGGATTCCCGTGTTGGGCGAGGTCGAGGACGTGCTCCTCATCGCCCTGGCGCTGTCGCGGCTGCTGGGCAACGCGGGCGAGGATGTGGTGCTGGACCACTGGGACGGCGACGACGAGACGCTGCACACCCTGCTCGACGCGCTGGACGGCGCCGCGGAGTACATCCCCGGCCCCATCCGCAACCTGATCGGCGGGCGGCGCTAG
- the guaB gene encoding IMP dehydrogenase: protein MPAARFAGEGLTFDDVLLVPRHSLVHPSETSVRTRLTRRIDLAIPLVSAAMDTVTESRMAITMAREGGIGIIHKNMPIDRQAKEVDRVKRSESGMISDPFHTRPDSTLRHLLGKMEQYGVSGAPVVDENDRVIGIVTNRDVQFETDLDRPVRELMTGADRLVTAPVGTSLDEAVKLLHARRIEKLPIVDENGVLRGLITVKDVRKRAQFPNACKDEQGRLRVGAAIGVSARDVDRARALVQAGVDVLVIDTAHGHSEGVLQAVGRMREAFPDVQIIAGNIATRDGAAALVARGVDAVKVGVGPGSICTTRVVTGIGVPQLTAVLEAVAGAGDIPIIADGGIKYSGDVVKALAAGAHSVMMGSMLAGTEESPGESFLLEGRRFKTIRGMGSLGAMAEGSADRYFQDPSTADARKFVPEGIEGRVPYKGAASDTIYQLVGGLRSGMGYLGCADIEELRTRPQFMRITGGGLRESHPHDVTITREAPNYHA from the coding sequence GTGCCCGCCGCACGCTTTGCCGGCGAGGGGCTGACCTTCGACGACGTGCTGCTGGTCCCGCGCCACTCGCTGGTGCACCCGTCGGAGACCAGCGTCCGCACCCGCCTGACCCGGCGGATCGACCTGGCCATCCCGCTGGTCTCGGCGGCCATGGACACGGTCACCGAGAGCCGCATGGCCATCACCATGGCCCGCGAGGGCGGCATCGGCATCATCCACAAGAACATGCCCATCGACCGGCAGGCGAAGGAGGTCGACCGGGTGAAGCGCTCGGAGAGCGGGATGATCTCCGACCCCTTCCACACGCGCCCCGACTCCACGCTGCGCCACCTGCTGGGGAAGATGGAGCAGTACGGGGTGAGCGGCGCGCCGGTGGTGGACGAGAACGACCGGGTGATCGGCATCGTCACCAACCGCGACGTGCAGTTCGAGACCGACCTGGACCGCCCGGTGCGCGAGCTGATGACGGGCGCCGACCGGCTGGTGACGGCCCCCGTGGGGACCTCGCTGGACGAGGCGGTGAAGCTGCTGCACGCGCGGCGCATCGAGAAGCTGCCGATCGTGGACGAGAACGGCGTGCTGCGCGGCCTGATCACCGTAAAGGACGTGCGCAAGCGGGCGCAGTTCCCCAACGCCTGCAAGGACGAGCAGGGCCGCCTGCGCGTGGGCGCGGCCATCGGCGTCTCCGCGCGCGACGTGGACCGGGCGCGCGCGCTGGTGCAGGCGGGGGTCGATGTGCTGGTGATCGACACCGCGCACGGCCACAGCGAGGGCGTGCTCCAGGCGGTGGGCCGGATGCGCGAGGCCTTCCCCGACGTGCAGATCATCGCCGGCAACATCGCCACCAGGGACGGGGCGGCGGCGCTGGTGGCGCGCGGGGTGGACGCGGTGAAGGTGGGCGTGGGCCCCGGCTCCATCTGCACCACGCGCGTGGTGACGGGGATCGGCGTCCCGCAGCTGACCGCGGTGCTCGAGGCGGTGGCCGGCGCCGGCGACATTCCCATCATCGCCGACGGCGGCATCAAGTACAGCGGCGACGTGGTGAAGGCGCTGGCCGCGGGCGCGCACAGCGTGATGATGGGATCGATGCTGGCGGGAACGGAGGAGAGCCCGGGAGAGAGCTTCCTGCTGGAGGGCCGGCGCTTCAAGACCATCCGGGGGATGGGGAGCCTGGGAGCGATGGCCGAGGGCTCGGCGGACCGCTACTTCCAGGACCCCAGCACCGCCGACGCGCGCAAGTTCGTCCCCGAGGGAATCGAGGGGCGCGTGCCGTACAAGGGCGCGGCGTCGGACACCATCTACCAGCTGGTGGGCGGCCTGCGCTCGGGGATGGGCTACCTGGGGTGCGCGGACATCGAGGAGCTGC